The Nitrospira sp. genome includes the window GCCCCGTGGGAATTACGCGAATGGCGAGAAAACCGCTCACGGCATCAGGTCAAGCTCGGTGAGAATGTAGGTGACGACATACTCCTGCCGAGTTGTGACGGCTTGATTCAATTCAGCGACGAGCTCCTCGGCAGGAATTCGCTGATTCTCCTGCGGGAGTCCAATGGCCAGACGCAGGTCGAGCTTGCACCAGGCAATCGCTTGCGCAGCGAGGTCCGGGATGCGGGCGGCCGCGTCGGTACGATCCTGTTCAGATAACCGTTCAAGGGCTCTGGCGACTGGAGCCGTCCGTCGCATGGCTTCTTGAAGCCCGGCAAGGTGGTCGGTGGCAATGTCGACGGAGACTTGGATGCCGGCCTTCCAACTGCGCTTCTTCACATTGAAGACGCAGGTCTGTGTGGTGGAATCGCCGTCGACCGCTTCCGGACCAAAAAAGAGCGTGACGCGATAGGGTGTAGCATCTGGTGGAGTCTCAAGAGCCATGAGGGCGTATTGTAACACGCAGCCTGTTCTATGCTGCGTCTTGATTTGACGGCTTCCCACCTCGGCGAATATGATGCCCGCACGATGATGATTCAACGATGGGCAGAACGGGTGGCATCTATTCAAGCCGCCATCCGAGAGAGCGGGTCGGTCGACGGCTGGCTCTTTTATGATTTTCGCGGAAGCGATCCGCTGGCCTATCGCGTGTTGTTGCTCGACCCGTCGCGCCATGTCACGCGCCGGTGGTACTACTGGATTCCCGCAGAGGGCACGCCCGTCAAATTGCTCCATCGCATTGAGCCGCATGTGCTGGAAGAATTGCCCGGCCAGGACCGGCAGTATGTATCATGGGAGCAGCAGCGGACGCTTCTGGCCTCGATTCTAAAGGGCTCGCGCCGCATCGCGATGCAATATTCTCCGCTCAACGCGGTCCCCTATGTGTCTCGTGTGGATGCCGGTACCATCGAGTTGATTCGTAGTTTTGGAGTGGATGTCGTCAGTGCTGCGGATCTGGTGCAACGATTTGAGGCGGTCTGGACTGATGCGCAACTCGAATCACATCAATATGCGGTGACGGCGTTACGCCGGATTGTGGATGAGGCGTTTGCCCATGTCGGCTCATCGCTGCAGGCCGGCAGAGCGCTTGACGAATATGATCTTCAGCAGTTTATTCTCGGACGGATTCATGATGCGGGGATGATCACCTCCAGCCCGCCGATTGCCGCCGTGAATGCGCATAGCGCCGATCCCCATTACGGTCCGACGGCGGCTGCGTCGTCCCCCGTATTGCGTGACAGCCTGGTGCTGATCGACCTGTGGGCGAAGCGCACGGAACCAGGGGCGGTATATGGAGACATCACCTGGACCGGATTTACGGCCCGTGACGTTCCCTCGCGCCATCGAGAGATCTTTGATTGTGTACGACGGGGTCGTGATGCGGCGCTGTCGTTTGTGCAACAGCGGGTGGCAGCCGGGCAATTGCCCTATGGTTGGGAGGTCGACGAGGCTTGTCGTCAGGTGATTACCAAGGCCGGGTATGGAGACCGGTTTGTGCATCGGACGGGGCATTCGATCGGTGAAGAAGTGCATGGGAACGGAGCCAATATCGATAATCTTGAAACGCAAGAGAGTCGACGGCTGATGCCCAGGACCTGTTTCTCCATCGAGCCGGGTATCTATCTTCCTGACGAGTTCGGGATTCGTAGCGAACTTGATGTGTATGTTTCTGAGGAAGCCGCAGTCGCGTACGGCCAGCCGCTACAGACGGAAATTGTCGCGATTGGTTAGTTCGGCCCGAAGGACTCTGTCGGCTCCACCCGTTTCTTGACAGGTTCTTATTGTGGCAGCTAGATTCTTTGTGTTGGATGCGGGTTGAGCGATAGCGGTTTTGACCACCTGCGAGCAGGAAGGGTGCGACCATGTTCGGGACAATGGGGATTTCAGAGCTGATCATCATCCTAGTGATCGTGTTGATTATTTTCGGAGCGGGCCGCTTGCCGCAAATCGGCGAGGGTGTTGGTAAAGCTCTGAAAGGGTTCAAAAAGGAGGTGAATGAGATCCCGCCCCCTCAAGAAGTTGCCCAGGTTCAGCCTGACGTGACGGCGACGGTTGAGGCAGCCCACGTTGATAGAGCATCGGATCTTCAGCCGGCCGCACCGGTTCAGGCCGCGCCGAAGGCGACGAATGTCCCCTATGTACCTGGTCCTGAACTCACGCCAGGAACCACGGCTTCGATGATGTACAACATGGGGCCACAATCTCCACAAGGTCCTCGTCCGACCGGCGCCCCACCGATTCAGGCGGGTGGCGGGCAACAGGCCCTGTCGATGGAGGAGCGAGCCGCCGCTCCGGCTCCCATGTCCCGCGCGCAATATCCGCCGCTTC containing:
- a CDS encoding M24 family metallopeptidase, encoding MLRLDLTASHLGEYDARTMMIQRWAERVASIQAAIRESGSVDGWLFYDFRGSDPLAYRVLLLDPSRHVTRRWYYWIPAEGTPVKLLHRIEPHVLEELPGQDRQYVSWEQQRTLLASILKGSRRIAMQYSPLNAVPYVSRVDAGTIELIRSFGVDVVSAADLVQRFEAVWTDAQLESHQYAVTALRRIVDEAFAHVGSSLQAGRALDEYDLQQFILGRIHDAGMITSSPPIAAVNAHSADPHYGPTAAASSPVLRDSLVLIDLWAKRTEPGAVYGDITWTGFTARDVPSRHREIFDCVRRGRDAALSFVQQRVAAGQLPYGWEVDEACRQVITKAGYGDRFVHRTGHSIGEEVHGNGANIDNLETQESRRLMPRTCFSIEPGIYLPDEFGIRSELDVYVSEEAAVAYGQPLQTEIVAIG
- the tatA gene encoding twin-arginine translocase TatA/TatE family subunit is translated as MFGTMGISELIIILVIVLIIFGAGRLPQIGEGVGKALKGFKKEVNEIPPPQEVAQVQPDVTATVEAAHVDRASDLQPAAPVQAAPKATNVPYVPGPELTPGTTASMMYNMGPQSPQGPRPTGAPPIQAGGGQQALSMEERAAAPAPMSRAQYPPLPPGAQAKPAAKRPSAIVNKDAVARVQAQQAALKAKAAQAPAGLSPNDMQGLGEGLGDALRTFRQTVADVRNTVDPQVKTIQFEMDSAQKEFQQSLEAARELPPVEEEPPKQV